A portion of the Candidatus Binataceae bacterium genome contains these proteins:
- a CDS encoding UDP-N-acetylmuramoyl-L-alanyl-D-glutamate--2,6-diaminopimelate ligase has protein sequence MRLGELCAGEPGVRIEGDAAMEIAGLSYDSRRVSPGDLFFSLARDPAQARANLEDAMARGARAVVVKAGDGVDARSAVTVVRCERPRRLMGAAAARWFDAPSRRLDLIGVSGTSGKTTTTYLLASIFEAAGAPAGIIGTVGIFVGSRKIYSGLTTPESLDFEAALAEMERAGVRRVAAEISSIGLAEHRVDALDFRACVFTNLGRDHLDYHGTQEEYFAAKLRLFTELLPQSSRRDALAVVNGDDPYGRRVLAAVKGRAVSFGLGRELDVHPLSYSAGTDGIRASVAALDKRVEVRSPLLGEINLLNILGASAVSVALGIETDVVAEGLRRCPGAPGRLEAVPGPPGVTVLVDYAHKPDALEAVLRALRALGPRRLLCVFGCGGDRDRGKRPLMGGIAGRMADLALVTSDNPRSEDPLAIIAEIEAGLAAAGLRRIAPQAVGREPGYVVEPDRRAAIARALELAAPGDIVVIAGKGHEDYQLVAGRRLDFDDRAVVRELVAARGRDADA, from the coding sequence ATGCGGCTTGGCGAATTGTGTGCGGGCGAGCCCGGCGTCCGGATCGAGGGCGACGCCGCGATGGAAATCGCGGGGCTCAGCTACGACTCGCGAAGGGTCAGCCCGGGTGATTTGTTTTTTTCACTTGCGCGGGATCCGGCACAGGCCCGCGCCAATCTCGAGGATGCGATGGCCCGCGGGGCGCGCGCGGTGGTGGTGAAGGCGGGGGACGGTGTGGACGCGCGCTCCGCGGTGACCGTTGTTCGATGCGAGCGGCCGCGCCGGCTGATGGGCGCGGCCGCCGCGCGCTGGTTCGACGCGCCCAGCCGACGGCTCGATCTTATCGGCGTCAGCGGCACCAGCGGCAAGACCACGACGACCTACCTGCTTGCGTCGATCTTCGAGGCGGCGGGGGCGCCCGCCGGAATTATCGGCACGGTCGGGATCTTCGTCGGCTCGCGCAAGATTTACAGCGGGCTGACCACGCCCGAGTCGCTCGACTTCGAGGCGGCGCTGGCCGAGATGGAGCGCGCGGGGGTGCGGCGGGTGGCGGCGGAAATCTCGTCGATCGGGCTGGCTGAACATCGAGTGGACGCGCTCGACTTTCGCGCCTGCGTGTTTACCAACCTGGGCCGCGACCATCTCGACTATCACGGTACCCAGGAGGAGTACTTCGCGGCCAAGCTCAGGCTCTTCACCGAGCTGCTGCCGCAAAGCTCGCGCCGCGACGCCTTGGCGGTCGTCAACGGCGACGATCCCTATGGCCGGCGCGTGCTCGCGGCGGTCAAGGGGCGCGCCGTAAGCTTCGGCCTCGGACGCGAGCTCGACGTCCATCCCCTGAGCTACAGCGCCGGCACCGACGGCATCCGCGCCTCGGTCGCCGCGCTCGACAAGCGCGTGGAAGTGCGCTCGCCGCTGCTCGGCGAGATCAACCTGCTCAACATTCTCGGCGCCTCCGCTGTGTCGGTGGCCCTGGGCATCGAAACGGATGTGGTCGCGGAAGGGTTGCGGCGATGCCCAGGGGCCCCCGGCAGACTGGAGGCGGTGCCAGGACCGCCCGGCGTGACGGTGCTGGTGGACTACGCGCACAAGCCCGACGCGCTCGAGGCGGTGCTGCGCGCGCTGCGCGCGCTTGGGCCGCGCCGGCTGCTGTGCGTGTTCGGATGCGGCGGCGATCGCGATCGCGGCAAGCGACCGCTGATGGGCGGGATCGCGGGGCGGATGGCCGACCTCGCGCTGGTCACCTCGGACAATCCACGCAGCGAGGATCCGCTGGCGATTATCGCGGAGATCGAGGCCGGGCTCGCCGCCGCGGGACTGCGCCGGATCGCGCCACAGGCCGTCGGGCGCGAGCCGGGTTACGTGGTGGAGCCCGACCGGCGCGCCGCCATCGCGCGCGCGCTGGAACTCGCGGCGCCCGGCGACATCGTGGTGATCGCCGGCAAGGGGCACGAAGACTACCAGCTCGTCGCCGGGCGGCGGCTGGATTTTGACGATCGCGCGGTGGTGCGCGAACTCGTAGCGGCGCGCGGGCGCGACGCCGACGCGTAG
- the mraY gene encoding phospho-N-acetylmuramoyl-pentapeptide-transferase, translated as MLYILLFPLHAHYAGFNVLRYETFRSVVAGLAALALALAEGPKLIERFRAARIGQTIREEVPQSHQKKAGTPTMGGLLILSSALIATVLFANPANPYVWLAILVTLGFGAIGFTDDLLKLRRGKGRGLSGPQKLFWQFLCAFVAAVVLFAVMGFDTTLNVPFFKNIHPALPRWLYVLFAMFVLVACSNAVNVTDGLDGLAIGPVMTVAFCYWTFTYVAGNLKFSSYLDIPHVVGAGELAIFCAALIASSLGFLWYNAYPASMMMGDVGALGLGAALGIVAVLSKQELVLPIAGGVFVVEAGSVIIQRYYYKATHRRIFRMAPLHHHFELGGWPETQVVVRFWIVSIVCGLVALSTLKLR; from the coding sequence ATGCTGTACATCCTTCTGTTTCCGCTCCATGCGCACTACGCGGGGTTCAACGTCCTGCGCTACGAGACCTTCCGTTCGGTGGTGGCCGGGCTGGCCGCGCTCGCGCTGGCGCTGGCCGAAGGGCCGAAACTGATCGAGCGCTTCCGCGCGGCGCGTATCGGACAGACCATCCGCGAGGAGGTTCCGCAGAGCCATCAGAAGAAGGCCGGCACGCCGACGATGGGCGGCCTGCTGATCCTGAGCAGCGCGCTTATCGCGACCGTGCTGTTCGCCAACCCAGCCAACCCCTACGTGTGGCTGGCGATCCTTGTGACGCTTGGCTTCGGCGCGATCGGCTTTACCGACGATTTGCTCAAGCTGCGCCGGGGCAAGGGGCGCGGGCTGAGCGGTCCGCAAAAGCTTTTCTGGCAGTTCCTGTGCGCCTTCGTCGCCGCGGTTGTGCTGTTCGCTGTGATGGGTTTCGACACCACCCTCAACGTGCCCTTCTTCAAAAATATCCATCCCGCGCTGCCGCGATGGCTGTACGTGCTGTTCGCGATGTTCGTGCTGGTTGCGTGCTCCAACGCGGTCAACGTCACCGACGGGCTCGACGGGCTGGCGATCGGCCCGGTGATGACGGTCGCGTTCTGCTACTGGACATTCACCTACGTCGCCGGCAACCTGAAGTTCTCCAGCTACCTCGACATCCCGCACGTGGTCGGCGCGGGCGAACTGGCGATCTTCTGCGCCGCACTGATCGCGTCCTCGCTCGGCTTCCTGTGGTACAACGCCTATCCGGCGTCGATGATGATGGGCGACGTCGGCGCGCTCGGGCTCGGCGCGGCGCTGGGAATTGTCGCCGTGCTCTCCAAGCAGGAGCTGGTGCTGCCGATTGCGGGCGGCGTGTTCGTGGTCGAGGCCGGCTCGGTGATCATCCAGCGCTACTACTACAAGGCGACCCATCGGCGGATCTTCCGGATGGCGCCGCTGCATCATCACTTCGAGCTCGGCGGATGGCCGGAGACCCAGGTCGTGGTGCGGTTCTGGATTGTTTCAATCGTCTGCGGGCTGGTGGCGCTGAGCACGCTCAAGCTGCGCTGA